The Peribacillus sp. FSL E2-0218 genome contains a region encoding:
- a CDS encoding DNA translocase FtsK yields the protein MAKKKKRKNKSTDKLKLTLKYELSGLTLIGLAVIAIAKLGAVGNGTVLLIRFFMGEWYILLLLAAIAAGFYLMIKREVPYLLKRQFIGLYFLAASMLLLSHVTLFNMLADGGPFTKPSVISNTWELFWMEVTGKASSRDLGGGMIGAILFAASYFLFDEAGSKIISFLFIITGIVLLTGKTLGETLGRFFLGLGNFIANQWSAFRDDMKTWNEEKKEKKKNPQKRKKREKDPVAETDQPLHQEEETPQMATERIISSFADKAYSDNETEPPVAAEAVPEAAEEQDDAVLPMNFTEVENKEYLLPPLSLLLQPKKTDQSGEYQLIHDNAAKLERTFNSFGVKARVTQVHLGPAVTKYEVHPDVGVKVSKIVSLSDDLALALAAKDIRIEAPIPGKSAIGIEVPNSEVAMVSLREVLEAKEVDKPDAKLQIGLGRNISGEAVKAELNKMPHLLVAGATGSGKSVCINGIITSILMRAKPHEVKMMMIDPKMVELNVYNGIPHLLAPVVTNPKKAAQALQKVVSEMERRYELFSHSGTRNIEGYNDYVNRYNIEEDAKQPLLPYIVVIVDELADLMMVASNDVEDAITRLAQMARAAGIHLIIATQRPSVDVITGVIKANIPSRIAFSVSSMTDSRTILDMGGAEKLLGRGDMLFLPAGASKPVRVQGAFLSDHEVEEVVTYVISQQKAQYNEEMIPDEITETSSGEVDDNLYDDAVALIMEMQTASVSMLQRRFRIGYARAARLIDEMEARGIVGPYEGSKPRNVLVSKDEQDEAHLS from the coding sequence ATGGCAAAGAAGAAAAAACGAAAAAACAAAAGTACCGATAAATTAAAACTAACACTTAAATATGAATTGAGTGGCTTGACTTTAATAGGGCTGGCCGTCATTGCGATTGCCAAGCTTGGAGCGGTGGGAAATGGGACGGTTCTTTTAATTCGCTTCTTTATGGGGGAATGGTACATCCTTTTGTTGTTGGCTGCCATTGCAGCAGGCTTTTATTTGATGATTAAAAGGGAGGTTCCTTACCTGTTAAAACGGCAGTTCATCGGATTATACTTCCTTGCTGCGAGCATGCTCCTGCTCAGTCATGTGACGCTGTTCAACATGCTGGCAGATGGCGGCCCGTTCACGAAGCCAAGCGTCATTTCGAATACATGGGAATTATTCTGGATGGAAGTGACCGGGAAGGCCAGTTCGAGGGATCTGGGAGGCGGCATGATTGGAGCGATACTATTTGCGGCTTCCTACTTTTTATTTGATGAAGCGGGCTCCAAAATCATATCCTTCCTTTTTATCATCACGGGCATTGTTCTGTTGACTGGGAAAACCTTGGGTGAGACCCTTGGAAGGTTTTTCCTCGGCCTTGGGAACTTCATCGCGAATCAATGGTCGGCTTTCAGGGATGACATGAAAACGTGGAATGAGGAGAAAAAAGAAAAGAAAAAAAATCCGCAAAAAAGGAAGAAACGCGAAAAGGATCCGGTGGCAGAAACCGATCAGCCCCTTCATCAAGAAGAGGAAACACCACAGATGGCAACGGAACGGATCATCTCCAGCTTTGCTGATAAAGCCTATAGCGACAACGAAACTGAACCTCCAGTTGCTGCAGAAGCTGTACCTGAAGCTGCCGAGGAGCAGGATGATGCCGTATTACCGATGAATTTCACTGAAGTGGAAAATAAAGAATATCTGTTGCCGCCGCTTTCCTTATTATTGCAACCTAAAAAAACGGATCAGAGCGGAGAATACCAATTGATTCATGATAATGCAGCAAAACTTGAACGGACCTTCAATAGCTTTGGGGTGAAAGCAAGGGTCACGCAAGTCCATTTGGGACCAGCGGTGACCAAATATGAGGTTCATCCCGATGTTGGGGTGAAGGTAAGCAAAATCGTCAGCCTATCTGATGACTTGGCCTTAGCACTGGCTGCGAAGGACATCCGGATCGAGGCTCCGATACCAGGAAAATCTGCTATTGGGATAGAGGTTCCTAATTCCGAAGTGGCAATGGTATCCTTAAGGGAAGTCTTGGAGGCGAAAGAAGTTGACAAGCCCGATGCTAAATTGCAAATAGGCTTGGGGCGGAATATTTCGGGTGAAGCAGTGAAGGCAGAGCTCAATAAAATGCCCCATTTACTGGTTGCCGGAGCGACAGGGAGCGGTAAATCTGTTTGCATCAACGGCATTATCACGAGTATCCTGATGCGGGCTAAACCCCATGAAGTGAAAATGATGATGATCGATCCCAAAATGGTGGAGCTTAATGTCTATAATGGCATTCCCCACTTACTTGCGCCAGTTGTGACGAATCCAAAGAAAGCGGCGCAGGCCTTACAAAAGGTCGTCAGTGAAATGGAACGCCGCTATGAGCTGTTTTCACATTCAGGTACGCGTAATATTGAAGGCTATAATGATTATGTTAATCGGTATAACATAGAGGAAGATGCCAAGCAGCCGCTGCTGCCTTATATCGTGGTCATTGTCGATGAGTTGGCTGATTTAATGATGGTGGCCTCTAACGATGTAGAGGATGCCATCACACGGCTTGCACAAATGGCAAGGGCTGCTGGCATCCATTTGATCATTGCAACGCAGCGCCCTTCCGTTGATGTCATAACGGGGGTCATAAAAGCGAACATCCCATCTAGGATTGCGTTTAGTGTCTCGTCGATGACGGATTCAAGAACGATCCTGGACATGGGAGGTGCCGAAAAGCTGTTAGGCAGGGGCGATATGTTATTCCTGCCAGCGGGAGCTTCAAAACCTGTACGGGTGCAGGGAGCGTTCCTGTCCGATCATGAAGTCGAGGAAGTTGTCACATATGTCATTTCACAGCAGAAGGCCCAGTATAACGAAGAAATGATACCGGATGAAATTACTGAAACCTCAAGCGGCGAAGTGGACGACAATTTATACGACGATGCCGTAGCATTGATCATGGAAATGCAAACCGCATCGGTCTCCATGCTGCAGCGCCGATTCCGAATCGGCTACGCGCGGGCAGCGAGGCTGATCGATGAAATGGAAGCAAGGGGAATCGTCGGCCCTTATGAAGGCAGTAAGCCGCGGAATGTTTTGGTGTCAAAAGATGAACAGGATGAAGCGCATTTATCCTAA
- a CDS encoding DUF6509 family protein: protein MLTITEYSIEKLNDPFGILSGERYELFLDIEVPEEDELFSENGLYIRVLFAVEEQAGKLIKYDIFEKGNEGALEFDLDDDEEAMIADFCLTHLDEAMNN from the coding sequence ATGTTAACTATAACAGAATACAGTATCGAAAAATTAAATGATCCATTCGGCATTTTATCCGGGGAGCGTTACGAATTATTCCTGGATATCGAAGTGCCGGAAGAGGACGAGCTCTTTTCAGAAAATGGATTATATATCCGGGTTCTTTTTGCAGTGGAAGAACAAGCAGGCAAACTGATTAAATATGATATTTTTGAAAAAGGGAATGAAGGCGCGCTCGAATTCGATTTGGATGACGATGAAGAAGCGATGATTGCCGACTTCTGCCTTACACATTTGGACGAAGCGATGAATAATTAA
- a CDS encoding GntR family transcriptional regulator, whose product MSIKSDSRHLYLQVIDYLKQDIEAGVYQENEKFPSEFDLAKKLGVSRATLREALRILEEENIIIRRHGVGTFVNPKPRFTSGIEQLKSVTSMIEEAGMKPGTIFLSLTAQEPTEEDIRRFSCSPDERIVIIERVRTANGEPVIYCVDKIPESILSENFDRNDESLFDILERDANRKITYAVAEIEPIGYHEKVSPILKCSPEAALLVLKQMHLDDWDQPILYSVNYFKANMFSFHVLRKRV is encoded by the coding sequence ATGTCAATAAAATCAGATAGTCGACATTTATACTTGCAGGTCATTGATTACCTGAAGCAGGACATCGAAGCAGGAGTCTATCAGGAAAATGAAAAATTCCCTTCCGAATTCGATCTTGCCAAAAAACTGGGCGTGAGTAGGGCGACACTTCGAGAAGCGCTGCGGATTTTAGAAGAAGAAAACATTATCATTCGCCGCCATGGAGTTGGTACTTTTGTCAATCCAAAACCTCGTTTCACTTCAGGTATCGAGCAATTAAAAAGTGTCACTTCCATGATTGAAGAGGCAGGGATGAAACCTGGTACGATTTTCTTAAGCTTGACGGCTCAAGAACCGACGGAAGAGGATATCCGCAGGTTTTCTTGCTCACCAGATGAGCGCATCGTGATCATCGAACGTGTAAGGACAGCGAATGGAGAGCCAGTAATCTATTGTGTCGATAAAATTCCTGAGTCAATACTATCAGAAAATTTCGACCGCAACGATGAGTCTCTTTTCGATATATTGGAAAGGGATGCAAATCGTAAAATTACGTATGCCGTGGCAGAAATCGAGCCTATAGGATATCACGAGAAAGTTTCTCCTATCCTTAAATGCTCTCCAGAAGCAGCGCTACTCGTTTTGAAGCAGATGCATCTCGATGATTGGGACCAGCCGATACTGTATTCCGTTAACTACTTTAAAGCCAATATGTTCAGTTTTCATGTTCTCCGTAAACGAGTATAA
- a CDS encoding BMP family protein, producing the protein MKKRKLGLALSLVLAAGTLLGACGNSENDDKDSSNGKDKKDNFTVSMVTDIGGIDDKSFNQSAWEGLQAFGKDNGLEKGKDGYNYIQSKSDSEYTTNLNTLVKENYNIIYAIGYALAESVDEVATQRPNSQFAIVDSVVKQDNVASIVFKEQQGSFLVGVIAGLQTKSNKVGFIGGVDSELIKKFEVGFKAGVLSVNPDAKITAQYAGSFGDAAKGQQMANNMYSSGIDIIYQAAGGTGNGVFTSAKELKKKDPKKDIWVIGVDRDQKEEGALKVDGKDYNVTLTSMVKRVDVAVQDLAKKTKEGKFPGGETIEYGLEENGIMISESQENVSEESLKAVNEYVEKIKSGEQKTPGTEKELKELGFK; encoded by the coding sequence TTGAAAAAGCGCAAATTAGGTCTAGCTCTATCACTTGTTCTTGCAGCGGGTACGCTATTGGGGGCATGTGGTAATTCAGAGAATGATGATAAAGATTCTTCAAATGGAAAAGACAAGAAAGATAACTTCACAGTATCGATGGTTACCGATATTGGCGGTATCGACGACAAATCCTTCAACCAATCTGCTTGGGAAGGTCTGCAAGCTTTTGGTAAAGATAATGGATTGGAAAAAGGAAAAGACGGCTATAATTACATCCAGTCAAAATCGGATTCAGAGTATACGACAAACCTAAATACACTAGTTAAAGAAAATTACAATATTATTTATGCGATTGGGTATGCTTTGGCTGAATCGGTTGATGAGGTGGCTACACAGCGTCCTAACTCTCAATTTGCAATCGTTGACAGCGTGGTTAAACAAGACAATGTGGCGAGCATCGTTTTTAAAGAACAACAAGGATCATTCCTAGTGGGCGTTATTGCTGGTTTACAGACGAAATCGAATAAAGTGGGCTTCATCGGCGGTGTTGATTCCGAGCTGATCAAGAAGTTTGAAGTAGGCTTCAAAGCTGGTGTCCTATCAGTGAATCCGGATGCGAAAATTACAGCACAATATGCAGGGTCGTTTGGGGACGCAGCAAAAGGTCAGCAAATGGCAAATAACATGTATTCTTCTGGAATCGATATCATTTACCAAGCAGCTGGCGGTACAGGAAACGGTGTATTCACTTCTGCTAAAGAGTTGAAGAAAAAAGATCCTAAAAAAGACATTTGGGTTATCGGGGTAGACCGTGACCAAAAAGAAGAAGGAGCATTGAAAGTTGATGGCAAGGATTATAATGTTACGTTGACTTCAATGGTAAAACGTGTGGATGTTGCAGTTCAAGATTTAGCGAAAAAGACAAAAGAGGGTAAATTCCCTGGTGGAGAAACGATTGAATACGGTCTTGAAGAAAACGGGATCATGATATCGGAATCTCAAGAAAATGTTTCTGAAGAATCATTGAAAGCGGTTAATGAATACGTCGAAAAAATTAAATCTGGCGAACAAAAAACTCCTGGTACTGAAAAAGAATTAAAGGAATTGGGATTCAAATAA
- a CDS encoding ABC transporter ATP-binding protein: MEHVIEMLNIRKEFPGIVANDDITLQVKKGEIHALLGENGAGKSTLMNVLFGLYQPEQGEIRVNEQVVQITSPNVANDLGIGMVHQHFMLVDPFTVTENIILGKEPSKYGKVNVKEASEEVRKLSERYHLSVDPDAKIADISVGMQQRVEILKTLYRGAEILIFDEPTAVLTPQEIKELITIMKALIKEGKSIILITHKLKEIMEVCDRVTVIRKGKGIGTVNVKETNPDELASLMVGRDVVFKTDKSAANPQEVVLEVKNLEVKDSRGVSAVHNLDLSVRAGEIIGIAGVDGNGQSELIEALTGLKKVTNGTISLNGKQVQNMKPRKITEAGVGHIPEDRHKHGLVLDFSIGENIVLQTYYQEPFSTGGILHSKKIFDKARTIIKEYDVRTPDEYTPARALSGGNQQKAIIGREVDRNPDLLIAAQPTRGLDVGAIEFIHRRLIEQRDAGKAVLLISFELDEIMNVSDRIAVIYEGEIVAIVDPKETTEQELGLLMAGSKRPEAGEKEHV; this comes from the coding sequence GTGGAACATGTAATTGAGATGCTTAATATCCGTAAAGAATTTCCAGGTATTGTTGCAAATGATGATATAACCCTTCAGGTGAAAAAAGGGGAAATTCACGCATTGTTAGGCGAAAATGGAGCTGGGAAATCCACGCTAATGAACGTACTGTTCGGTTTATATCAGCCAGAGCAGGGAGAAATTCGTGTGAATGAGCAGGTAGTTCAGATTACAAGTCCGAATGTTGCCAATGACCTCGGAATTGGAATGGTGCATCAGCATTTTATGCTAGTAGATCCATTTACTGTTACCGAAAATATCATTCTTGGAAAAGAACCATCGAAATATGGAAAGGTTAATGTAAAGGAAGCGAGTGAAGAGGTAAGGAAACTTTCGGAACGATACCATTTAAGTGTGGATCCAGATGCTAAAATTGCCGATATTTCCGTAGGGATGCAGCAAAGGGTGGAAATCTTGAAAACCCTGTACAGAGGTGCGGAAATTCTCATTTTCGATGAACCTACTGCTGTATTGACACCCCAGGAAATAAAAGAATTGATCACAATCATGAAAGCCCTTATCAAGGAAGGGAAGTCCATAATCCTGATCACCCATAAGTTAAAGGAAATTATGGAAGTTTGCGATCGAGTCACGGTTATTCGAAAAGGAAAGGGCATCGGGACCGTGAATGTTAAAGAAACAAATCCTGATGAACTGGCCAGTTTAATGGTTGGACGGGATGTCGTTTTTAAAACGGATAAATCTGCAGCAAATCCTCAAGAAGTGGTGCTGGAAGTGAAAAACTTGGAAGTGAAAGATTCTCGTGGCGTATCGGCGGTCCATAACCTTGACCTTTCAGTACGTGCTGGCGAAATCATCGGAATTGCGGGAGTGGATGGCAATGGACAGTCTGAACTTATCGAGGCACTGACAGGTCTGAAGAAAGTGACTAATGGAACTATATCATTGAACGGGAAACAGGTACAGAATATGAAACCCCGTAAAATCACCGAGGCTGGGGTAGGGCACATTCCTGAAGATCGTCATAAACATGGACTTGTCCTGGACTTTAGCATTGGGGAAAACATCGTTCTGCAAACATATTATCAGGAGCCTTTTTCGACAGGCGGCATTTTGCATTCCAAGAAAATCTTCGATAAGGCTCGTACGATCATTAAAGAATATGATGTTAGGACACCTGATGAGTATACGCCTGCCCGTGCACTATCAGGAGGGAATCAGCAAAAAGCGATCATCGGCCGAGAAGTGGATAGAAACCCGGATTTATTGATTGCGGCTCAGCCAACACGTGGGTTGGATGTCGGTGCCATCGAGTTCATCCACCGTCGATTGATTGAACAGCGTGACGCTGGTAAAGCGGTTCTTCTCATCTCTTTTGAACTAGATGAAATCATGAATGTCAGTGATCGAATCGCAGTCATTTATGAAGGGGAAATCGTTGCGATCGTCGATCCTAAAGAAACGACAGAACAAGAATTGGGATTATTAATGGCTGGAAGTAAGCGTCCGGAAGCAGGTGAAAAAGAACATGTCTAA
- a CDS encoding ABC transporter permease, producing the protein MSKYFYKLTSPLFAVILGLLAGAVIMLVSGYNPVEGYGAMLAGIAGDSYYTGETLRTIIPYILAGLAVAFAFRTGLFNIGVEGQLIVGWLAAVWVGVAFDLPKIIHLPLAILAGAVAGSLWAFIPGYLKAKFRVHEVIVSIMLNYTALYVTNYLIQNVISDNQDKTERIAETASLRSPFFESLTDFSRLHWGIFIAIICVFIMWFILEKTKTGFELKAVGFNQQASEYSGMSVNKNIILSMVISGAFAGLAGAMEGLGTFGYAAIKGGFTGIGFDGIAVALLGANSAIGVVLAAFLFGGLKAGAINMPLQTGIPSEIVDIVIALIIFFVASSYFIRWIVQRFKKGAK; encoded by the coding sequence ATGTCTAAATATTTCTATAAATTAACGAGTCCGTTGTTTGCTGTAATCCTAGGCTTGCTGGCTGGGGCAGTCATCATGTTGGTGAGTGGATATAATCCAGTTGAAGGGTATGGGGCAATGTTGGCCGGTATCGCTGGCGATTCCTATTATACTGGTGAAACATTACGGACGATCATACCGTATATCCTTGCTGGTTTAGCTGTTGCCTTCGCATTCAGAACAGGATTGTTCAATATTGGTGTTGAAGGGCAATTGATCGTTGGCTGGCTGGCAGCGGTTTGGGTTGGGGTCGCTTTTGATCTCCCGAAAATCATCCACTTGCCATTAGCCATACTTGCAGGAGCTGTAGCTGGATCGCTTTGGGCCTTTATTCCAGGGTATTTGAAGGCTAAATTCCGCGTGCATGAAGTAATTGTGTCCATCATGCTGAATTACACAGCTTTGTATGTAACGAATTACTTAATACAAAACGTTATTTCCGATAACCAGGATAAAACGGAAAGGATTGCTGAAACAGCATCCCTCCGCTCGCCGTTTTTTGAGAGTTTAACAGATTTCTCCCGACTTCATTGGGGAATCTTCATAGCGATCATCTGTGTGTTCATCATGTGGTTCATCTTGGAAAAGACGAAAACCGGTTTCGAGTTGAAAGCTGTTGGTTTTAATCAGCAGGCTTCCGAATATTCCGGGATGAGCGTAAACAAAAATATCATTCTATCCATGGTCATTTCAGGTGCATTCGCAGGCTTGGCTGGAGCGATGGAAGGTCTGGGGACATTTGGCTATGCAGCGATCAAGGGCGGATTTACGGGAATCGGGTTTGATGGAATTGCCGTTGCCTTATTAGGAGCCAACTCCGCAATCGGGGTTGTCCTGGCAGCTTTCTTGTTCGGTGGACTTAAAGCAGGGGCAATCAATATGCCATTACAGACCGGCATCCCAAGTGAAATTGTTGATATTGTCATTGCATTGATTATATTCTTTGTTGCATCAAGCTATTTTATCCGCTGGATTGTGCAACGCTTTAAGAAGGGGGCGAAATAA
- a CDS encoding ABC transporter permease: MDFYQVLQIIIPSMIAYAAPLIFTALGGVFSERSGVINIGLEGLMVIGAFTGIVFNLMYADVLGAWTPWLSVLVAMIAALVFSALHAVASITFRADQTVSGVAINLLAVGLTLFLVKKIYDKGQTDIITETFPRIDIPLLSDIPFIGPILFSNGYYIAYLAIIVAIFVWYIIFKTPFGLRLRSVGEHPMAADTMGVNVTKIRYQAVLLSGAFAGIGGAIHATLFANDFSHTTINGQGFMAIAAMIFGKWNPLGAMGAALFFGLAQSLSIVGSSLPFIKDIPSVFLLIMPYILTIIALTGFIGRADAPKASGQPYIKGKR; the protein is encoded by the coding sequence GTGGACTTTTATCAGGTGCTACAAATCATCATTCCGTCCATGATTGCTTACGCTGCCCCGCTGATTTTCACTGCGCTTGGTGGTGTGTTTTCTGAACGATCTGGTGTTATCAATATAGGGCTGGAAGGGCTAATGGTGATTGGGGCCTTCACAGGAATCGTTTTTAACTTAATGTATGCAGATGTTTTGGGAGCCTGGACACCATGGCTTTCCGTTTTAGTGGCCATGATTGCTGCGTTGGTATTTTCAGCACTTCATGCAGTCGCGTCCATAACATTCCGGGCGGATCAAACCGTAAGCGGGGTGGCTATTAACTTATTGGCAGTCGGGCTTACGTTATTTCTCGTAAAGAAGATTTATGATAAAGGACAAACGGATATCATCACCGAAACTTTCCCGAGGATCGATATTCCTCTGTTAAGTGATATCCCTTTCATTGGTCCAATTTTGTTCTCCAACGGCTACTATATTGCTTATCTGGCCATCATCGTGGCAATTTTCGTTTGGTATATCATTTTTAAAACACCATTTGGACTCCGACTCCGTTCGGTAGGGGAGCATCCGATGGCTGCTGATACGATGGGTGTAAATGTGACCAAGATCCGCTATCAAGCTGTCCTTCTATCAGGAGCCTTCGCGGGTATCGGGGGAGCCATTCATGCGACTTTGTTTGCGAATGACTTTAGCCATACTACCATCAATGGACAAGGCTTCATGGCCATTGCTGCGATGATATTCGGTAAATGGAATCCGCTTGGGGCAATGGGGGCTGCACTATTCTTTGGTCTGGCACAAAGTTTAAGCATCGTCGGTTCCAGCCTTCCGTTCATAAAAGACATACCGTCCGTGTTCTTATTGATTATGCCATATATCTTGACAATCATTGCCTTAACAGGATTCATTGGACGTGCAGATGCTCCAAAAGCATCTGGACAGCCATATATCAAGGGTAAAAGATAA
- a CDS encoding pitrilysin family protein, protein MSIASDKIMEKSGYKLHVVRTDKYKTNTLVLKMKAPLTKEKVTYRALVPYVLQSNTSKYPTTPELRSYLDELYGAGFYVDVAKKGEYQIVSFTIDIVNEKFLSDSTPLLEKAFTLLSEVIFHPKKNGEAFDPKTVSNEIRSLKQRLQSISDDKMRYSATRLVEEMCKTEPYALEASGNLEDLETITPESLFSYYQKMLAEDEIDLYVIGDIDESEVEALADKYVSLKDRAPVRLPRNTGKEVEKEKEVIENSDVKQGKLNIGYRTHVAYGDPDYYALQLFNGIFGGFSHSKLFINVREKASLAYYAASRLESHKGLLMVMAGIENANYKQALEIIHAQMNEMKQGNFSDAELEQTKAVVKNQLLETIDVSRGLVEILYHNVISGQNISLDDWFAKTERTTKEEIVAVGQKIQLDTIYFLTEAGVQE, encoded by the coding sequence ATGTCTATCGCTTCCGATAAAATAATGGAAAAAAGCGGCTACAAACTTCATGTGGTCCGTACGGATAAATATAAAACGAATACGCTCGTCCTGAAGATGAAGGCTCCATTGACGAAAGAGAAAGTTACATATCGTGCATTGGTGCCATATGTATTACAGAGCAATACGAGTAAATATCCTACGACGCCTGAGCTTCGATCCTATCTTGATGAGTTATACGGCGCAGGCTTTTATGTGGATGTTGCTAAAAAAGGAGAATATCAAATCGTTAGTTTCACTATCGATATCGTCAATGAAAAATTCCTTAGTGATTCCACACCGCTTCTTGAAAAAGCTTTTACCTTATTATCTGAGGTGATCTTTCACCCGAAAAAGAATGGCGAAGCCTTTGATCCTAAAACGGTTTCCAACGAAATCCGTTCATTGAAACAGCGGCTTCAATCCATTTCCGATGATAAGATGCGCTATTCAGCTACAAGGCTTGTGGAGGAAATGTGCAAAACTGAACCATATGCCCTCGAAGCAAGCGGAAACCTGGAGGACTTGGAAACGATTACGCCAGAGTCCCTTTTCTCTTATTATCAAAAAATGCTGGCTGAGGATGAAATCGACTTATATGTGATCGGTGACATTGATGAATCAGAGGTGGAGGCTTTAGCTGACAAGTATGTTTCATTGAAGGATCGAGCACCGGTACGTTTGCCAAGGAACACGGGCAAGGAAGTGGAGAAGGAAAAGGAAGTCATCGAAAACTCGGATGTCAAACAAGGAAAACTGAATATCGGCTACCGGACCCATGTTGCCTATGGTGATCCGGATTATTATGCACTGCAGCTTTTCAATGGGATCTTCGGTGGTTTTTCACATTCAAAACTATTCATCAATGTTAGGGAGAAAGCCAGTTTAGCGTATTATGCAGCTTCAAGGCTCGAGAGTCATAAAGGGCTATTGATGGTGATGGCGGGCATTGAAAATGCGAACTACAAGCAAGCACTCGAAATCATTCATGCCCAAATGAATGAAATGAAGCAAGGGAATTTCTCCGATGCCGAACTGGAACAGACGAAGGCGGTCGTAAAGAATCAGCTTCTTGAAACGATTGACGTTTCTAGAGGGCTTGTTGAAATTTTATACCATAATGTGATTTCCGGACAGAATATATCATTGGACGATTGGTTTGCTAAGACGGAACGGACGACGAAGGAAGAAATCGTTGCCGTCGGTCAGAAGATTCAGCTTGATACAATTTATTTCCTAACAGAAGCGGGGGTGCAAGAGTAA
- a CDS encoding pitrilysin family protein, which yields MEKIEFTQLKEELFHEKMANGLEVYILPKKGFNKSFATFTTNYGSVDNHFKPLNETEFSKVPDGIAHFLEHKLFEKEDGDVFQQFSKQGASANAFTSFTRTAYLFSSTSDFNKNLTTLIDFVQDPYFSEKTVEKEKGIIGQEINMYDDNSDWRLYFGTIANMYHHHPVKIDIAGTVASIADITKDMLYECYNTFYHPSNMLLFVVGPVDVESTMKLIRDNQTNKGYREQPEVERKFEDEPNTVAKKKEILKMNVQTPKVMLGIKAINVHQSGIQLLKRELATNIYLEMLFGKSSPLHEELYEEGLIDQSFSYDYTQEQGFGFALVGGDSSKPEELTESIFTILQNSKAGTGLNEESLQRTIKKKIGSFLRSLNSPEYIANQFTRYAFNDMNLFDVVSVLEKLTIEDIRKVAVDLIADERMTVCQVLPK from the coding sequence ATGGAAAAAATAGAATTCACTCAATTGAAGGAAGAACTTTTCCATGAAAAAATGGCCAATGGGCTTGAGGTATATATCCTTCCGAAAAAAGGATTCAATAAATCATTTGCGACGTTCACGACGAACTACGGTTCAGTGGACAATCATTTCAAGCCTTTGAATGAAACCGAATTTTCTAAGGTGCCAGATGGAATTGCCCATTTCCTTGAACATAAGCTTTTTGAAAAGGAGGATGGCGATGTTTTTCAGCAATTCTCAAAGCAGGGGGCATCAGCTAATGCCTTCACTTCTTTCACCCGTACGGCCTATCTGTTTTCCAGCACGTCCGATTTCAATAAGAATTTGACGACCTTAATCGATTTTGTCCAAGATCCCTATTTTTCGGAGAAGACGGTAGAGAAGGAAAAAGGAATCATAGGACAGGAAATCAATATGTATGACGATAACTCTGACTGGCGGCTTTATTTCGGGACGATTGCCAACATGTATCATCATCATCCAGTGAAAATTGATATTGCTGGTACTGTGGCATCGATTGCCGATATTACGAAAGATATGCTTTATGAATGCTATAACACGTTTTATCATCCGAGCAACATGCTTTTGTTCGTTGTAGGGCCTGTCGATGTCGAGAGTACTATGAAGTTAATCCGCGATAATCAAACGAACAAAGGCTATAGGGAACAGCCTGAGGTGGAGCGCAAATTCGAGGATGAGCCAAACACCGTTGCCAAGAAGAAGGAAATCTTAAAGATGAATGTCCAGACTCCGAAGGTCATGCTTGGAATCAAGGCCATCAATGTTCATCAATCAGGTATACAGCTTTTGAAAAGGGAATTGGCGACCAATATTTATTTGGAAATGCTGTTTGGCAAAAGCTCGCCATTGCATGAAGAATTGTATGAGGAAGGACTGATCGATCAAAGCTTCTCTTATGACTATACACAGGAGCAGGGCTTTGGATTTGCATTGGTTGGCGGGGACAGTTCCAAGCCTGAAGAATTGACCGAGTCGATATTTACGATCCTGCAAAATTCCAAAGCCGGGACCGGTTTGAATGAAGAAAGTCTGCAAAGGACGATTAAGAAAAAAATTGGTTCTTTCCTTCGTTCGCTGAATTCACCGGAGTATATCGCTAATCAGTTTACCCGATATGCATTCAATGATATGAACTTGTTTGATGTGGTTTCGGTACTGGAAAAACTAACGATTGAAGATATCAGGAAGGTCGCCGTAGATTTAATTGCAGATGAACGGATGACAGTGTGTCAGGTACTTCCTAAATAA